A region from the Variovorax sp. RKNM96 genome encodes:
- a CDS encoding alpha/beta fold hydrolase — protein MAALLPMLAVAACGGGGSSGGGGVGTGPAAASVTERRVKVATGPDVSLQVRDWQKPGATGPAIVLLAGLGANARCFDSLAPALASDFSRVIAISRRGYGLSDKPLPVKSDTQHYEVDTLVADLKAAFDELGLSRAVLAGHSIAGNELTHFAGLFPERVQGLVYLDTTFGRSVGQPRAVRTCRDTRGRPIPAGRDRLQPTKFLRIFRRARVIDGDRLAAALKTPHHVTLDNCCHGDFLMEREVDVLRAIRFMTWA, from the coding sequence ATGGCGGCCCTGCTACCGATGCTCGCCGTCGCGGCATGCGGCGGTGGTGGCAGCAGTGGCGGCGGCGGCGTGGGCACCGGCCCCGCCGCGGCGTCCGTCACCGAGCGCCGCGTGAAGGTGGCAACCGGGCCCGACGTGTCGCTGCAGGTGCGCGACTGGCAGAAGCCCGGCGCGACGGGCCCCGCCATCGTGCTGCTCGCCGGCCTGGGCGCCAACGCGCGTTGCTTCGACAGCCTCGCACCCGCGCTGGCGTCCGACTTCTCGCGCGTGATCGCGATCAGCCGACGCGGCTACGGGCTGTCCGACAAGCCGCTGCCGGTGAAGAGCGACACCCAGCACTACGAGGTGGACACGCTCGTCGCCGACCTGAAGGCGGCGTTCGACGAACTCGGCTTGTCGCGCGCGGTGCTCGCCGGCCATTCGATTGCGGGCAACGAACTCACGCACTTCGCAGGCCTGTTTCCGGAACGGGTGCAGGGCCTGGTCTACCTCGACACCACATTCGGACGTTCCGTTGGACAACCCCGCGCTGTTCGAACCTGTCGCGACACCCGAGGACGGCCAATCCCTGCAGGCCGCGATCGCCTTCAACCGACGAAATTCCTGCGCATCTTCCGCCGCGCCCGCGTGATCGACGGAGACCGCCTCGCGGCAGCGCTGAAGACCCCGCACCATGTGACGCTCGACAACTGCTGCCATGGCGACTTCCTCATGGAGCGCGAGGTCGACGTGCTGCGCGCGATCCGCTTCATGACCTGGGCCTGA
- a CDS encoding NAD(P)-binding domain-containing protein, with protein sequence MTVCKWNSYDASVITNLQHCIGIAMSNKKVSVLGLGSMGLTIARLYLDQGYKVTVWNRTAEKAEALVAKGAVLARSAAEAMRAAKVVLMCVYDYRAAEAILAMDGVAAAMDGRLLVQLTTGSPNDARDAEAWAHRQGATYLEGAIQAAPDQMGQADTPILMSGAQSVFREAEPFLKVLGGGTVYLGEKASAAAAMDLATLSTIYGTLLGFMHGARIAEHEGFDVAEYGRIVAGIMPTFAGFLQHEGSVIQSGDFKISQSPMRISVEATQRILQTAQEAGINTEFPAFAAGLFKRADAAGLGGEEIGALIKLLR encoded by the coding sequence TTGACCGTTTGCAAGTGGAATTCCTACGATGCATCCGTCATCACAAACTTGCAACACTGCATTGGAATCGCTATGAGCAACAAGAAAGTTTCCGTTCTCGGCCTGGGCTCGATGGGTCTCACCATCGCACGGCTTTACCTGGACCAGGGCTACAAGGTCACGGTATGGAATCGCACCGCGGAGAAGGCCGAGGCATTGGTCGCGAAGGGCGCCGTGCTCGCGCGCAGTGCGGCCGAGGCGATGCGCGCCGCGAAGGTCGTTCTGATGTGCGTCTACGACTACCGCGCCGCCGAAGCGATCCTCGCAATGGACGGCGTTGCCGCCGCGATGGATGGCCGCTTGCTGGTCCAGCTGACCACCGGCAGCCCCAACGACGCACGCGATGCCGAGGCGTGGGCGCATCGGCAGGGCGCCACCTACCTCGAAGGCGCCATCCAGGCCGCGCCGGACCAGATGGGCCAGGCCGACACGCCGATCCTCATGTCGGGTGCGCAGTCCGTGTTCCGCGAGGCGGAGCCGTTCCTGAAGGTGCTGGGCGGCGGCACCGTGTACCTGGGCGAGAAGGCCAGCGCCGCGGCCGCGATGGACCTCGCGACGCTCTCCACCATCTACGGCACGTTGCTCGGTTTCATGCATGGCGCCCGCATTGCCGAGCACGAAGGCTTCGATGTGGCCGAGTACGGCCGCATCGTCGCGGGGATCATGCCGACCTTTGCGGGTTTCCTTCAGCACGAAGGCTCCGTGATCCAGTCGGGCGACTTCAAGATCTCGCAGAGCCCGATGCGCATCTCGGTCGAGGCGACGCAGCGCATCCTGCAGACGGCGCAGGAGGCCGGCATCAACACCGAGTTTCCGGCGTTCGCCGCGGGGCTCTTCAAGCGCGCCGATGCAGCGGGGCTCGGCGGGGAAGAGATTGGGGCGCTGATCAAGCTGCTGCGCTGA
- a CDS encoding oxidoreductase-like domain-containing protein, with the protein MPFADQDLPSPIDLASAQALIAIVQSEAAAQAVALRAPPPEPTTCCGRGCNGCVWEGWLGAIAYWRDEASLLLA; encoded by the coding sequence ATGCCTTTCGCCGACCAAGACCTTCCCTCGCCGATCGATCTGGCCAGCGCACAGGCGCTGATCGCCATCGTTCAATCCGAAGCCGCCGCGCAGGCCGTCGCCTTGCGCGCGCCGCCGCCCGAGCCCACCACCTGCTGCGGGCGCGGCTGCAACGGCTGCGTGTGGGAAGGATGGCTCGGCGCCATCGCGTACTGGCGCGACGAGGCGTCTTTGCTGCTCGCGTAG
- a CDS encoding LysR family transcriptional regulator produces MHESPAHRPDASALASLAWDDIRFFVAVAREGSLSGAARQLRVEHSTVARRVGALESQIGVRLFDRLPRSWALTDEGEALLAPAERLEQEVLAFARAAAANTADQGTVRVSAPPAFASHFIAPLWAAQADRWPGIALDIVGELRSANLQRRDADIAIRFMRPTEPGLATRKLGELAFRLYAAPVWLTRAEADWRFLGYSDSPGNVPHQQLLAELAGTRPFVLRSNDLTALHNACRGGLGLAMLPDFMARGDAALVEVPGEGRPVMREVWSVVHPDVRRSPRVRAVADALAEMVGAHAGRLA; encoded by the coding sequence GTGCACGAATCGCCAGCTCACCGCCCCGATGCCTCCGCGCTCGCTTCCCTTGCCTGGGACGACATCCGCTTCTTCGTGGCCGTGGCGCGCGAGGGCAGCCTCTCGGGTGCGGCGCGGCAGCTGCGCGTGGAGCATTCGACGGTCGCGCGGCGCGTCGGCGCGCTGGAGTCGCAGATCGGCGTGCGCCTTTTCGATCGCTTGCCGCGAAGCTGGGCGCTGACGGACGAAGGCGAAGCGCTGCTCGCACCCGCCGAGCGGCTCGAGCAGGAAGTGCTCGCCTTCGCGCGTGCCGCCGCGGCGAACACGGCGGACCAAGGCACGGTGCGCGTCTCCGCGCCGCCAGCCTTCGCCAGTCACTTCATCGCGCCGCTGTGGGCCGCGCAGGCTGACCGGTGGCCCGGCATCGCGCTCGACATCGTCGGCGAACTGCGCAGCGCCAATCTGCAGCGCCGCGACGCGGACATTGCAATCCGCTTCATGCGCCCGACCGAACCCGGCCTCGCCACACGCAAGCTCGGTGAATTGGCCTTCCGCCTCTACGCCGCCCCGGTGTGGCTCACGCGCGCGGAGGCCGACTGGCGCTTTCTCGGCTACAGCGATTCACCCGGCAACGTGCCGCACCAGCAACTGCTGGCGGAGCTTGCCGGCACGCGCCCTTTCGTCTTGCGCAGCAACGACCTCACGGCCCTGCACAACGCCTGCCGCGGCGGCCTGGGCCTTGCGATGCTGCCGGACTTCATGGCGCGCGGCGATGCCGCACTGGTCGAAGTGCCCGGCGAAGGCCGGCCTGTGATGCGGGAGGTGTGGAGCGTGGTGCACCCCGACGTGAGGCGCTCGCCGCGCGTCAGGGCCGTGGCCGACGCGCTGGCGGAAATGGTCGGCGCCCACGCCGGGCGCCTTGCGTGA
- the lpxO gene encoding lipid A hydroxylase LpxO: MKWVILAIFALSALYVHFRGQVRHRFFRQLSDHSTFLAPLNVFMYLFSKVPGTPYLSPAQFPEMRVLEENWEVIREEALAMRNGGSIKASSQFNDVGFNSFFKSGWKRFYLKWYDEAHPSAAILCPRTTELLKGIGTIKAAMFAELPPGSRLVRHRDPFAGSLRYHLGLWTPGVEGCYIDVDGQRYHWRDGEAVVFDETFIHYAENTTDHDRVILFCDIERPLKYRWASAVNRWFAKNLLAAASSPNDAGDKTGGINRAFKYIYQIRVVGKRLKAWDKRAYYLVKWAIFGGLALWIFW; encoded by the coding sequence ATGAAGTGGGTCATTCTTGCAATCTTCGCGCTCAGCGCGCTCTACGTTCACTTCCGCGGGCAGGTCCGGCATCGTTTCTTCAGACAGCTCTCTGATCACTCGACCTTCCTCGCGCCGCTGAACGTGTTCATGTACCTTTTCTCGAAGGTGCCCGGTACCCCGTACCTGTCGCCCGCGCAGTTTCCCGAGATGCGCGTGCTCGAAGAGAACTGGGAAGTCATCCGCGAAGAGGCACTGGCCATGCGCAACGGCGGCAGCATCAAGGCCTCGAGCCAGTTCAACGACGTGGGCTTCAACTCCTTCTTCAAGAGCGGCTGGAAGCGCTTCTATCTCAAGTGGTACGACGAGGCGCATCCTTCGGCCGCCATCCTGTGCCCGCGCACGACCGAGCTGCTCAAGGGCATCGGCACCATCAAGGCCGCGATGTTCGCGGAGCTCCCGCCGGGCAGCCGCCTCGTGCGCCACCGCGACCCCTTCGCCGGTTCGCTGCGCTACCACTTGGGCCTGTGGACGCCCGGCGTCGAAGGCTGCTACATCGACGTGGACGGCCAGCGCTACCACTGGCGCGACGGCGAGGCCGTGGTGTTCGACGAGACCTTCATCCATTACGCCGAGAACACCACCGACCACGACCGCGTGATTTTGTTCTGCGACATCGAGCGCCCGCTGAAGTACCGCTGGGCCAGCGCGGTGAACCGCTGGTTCGCCAAGAACCTGCTGGCCGCCGCAAGCTCGCCCAACGATGCGGGCGACAAGACGGGCGGCATCAACCGCGCGTTCAAGTACATCTACCAGATCCGCGTGGTCGGCAAGCGCCTGAAGGCCTGGGACAAGCGCGCGTACTACCTTGTGAAGTGGGCCATCTTCGGCGGCCTCGCTCTCTGGATCTTCTGGTAA
- a CDS encoding response regulator transcription factor, translated as MRILLVEDETDLAQALASALRQNQAVVDVASSLRAAEEAVLGAQHDVIVLDRGLPDGDGLSLVAFLRQNGIAAAVLVLTAMSDVAERVLSLDGGADDYLAKPFSMDELMARVRALARRPAVRVNLVMTLGQLRFEHHTRQVHVGETCLTLPRRELLVLEALLEHRGRTVQREALQDRVYGHKDDIQSNALDTHVSRLRSKLDKAGAQVEIHAIRGVGYLICAASAV; from the coding sequence ATGAGAATCCTGCTCGTCGAAGACGAAACCGATCTGGCGCAGGCGCTCGCATCGGCCCTGCGTCAGAACCAGGCGGTGGTCGATGTGGCGAGCTCCTTGCGCGCGGCTGAAGAGGCCGTACTCGGCGCCCAGCACGACGTGATCGTGCTCGACCGCGGCCTGCCCGATGGCGACGGCCTTTCGCTGGTGGCGTTCCTGCGCCAGAACGGCATCGCCGCCGCGGTGCTGGTGCTCACCGCGATGTCCGATGTGGCCGAGCGCGTGCTGAGCCTGGATGGCGGCGCGGACGACTACCTCGCCAAGCCCTTCTCGATGGACGAGCTCATGGCGCGCGTGCGCGCACTGGCGCGGCGCCCCGCGGTGCGCGTCAACCTCGTCATGACGCTGGGCCAACTGCGCTTCGAGCACCACACGCGGCAGGTCCATGTGGGCGAGACCTGCCTCACGCTCCCGCGGCGCGAATTGCTGGTGCTCGAAGCCCTGCTCGAGCACCGCGGCCGCACGGTGCAGCGCGAAGCGCTGCAGGACCGCGTGTACGGCCACAAGGATGACATCCAGTCGAACGCGCTCGACACGCACGTCTCGCGCCTGCGTTCCAAGCTCGACAAGGCGGGCGCGCAGGTCGAGATCCATGCGATCCGCGGCGTGGGTTATCTCATCTGCGCGGCATCGGCGGTGTGA
- a CDS encoding nucleoside deaminase, producing MTHDQILRALRRADEVARRAMAMGRHPFGAVLVAPDGETILAEQGNIDTVNHAEATLARHAAQNWPADYLWQCTLVTTFEPCAMCAGTSYWAHIGRVVYGAEESALLALTGDHPENPTLSLPCREVFARGQKQVEVIGPVPEVAEEMIATHRGFWETR from the coding sequence ATGACCCACGACCAGATCCTTCGCGCGCTGCGGCGCGCCGACGAGGTGGCCCGCCGCGCGATGGCGATGGGCCGCCATCCCTTCGGCGCGGTGCTCGTCGCACCCGACGGCGAGACCATCCTCGCCGAGCAGGGCAACATCGACACGGTGAATCACGCCGAGGCCACGCTCGCGCGCCACGCCGCGCAGAACTGGCCGGCCGACTACCTCTGGCAATGCACCCTTGTGACCACCTTCGAGCCCTGCGCGATGTGCGCGGGCACGAGCTACTGGGCGCACATCGGCCGCGTGGTCTACGGCGCCGAAGAATCGGCGCTGCTCGCACTCACGGGCGACCATCCCGAGAACCCGACGCTGAGCCTGCCCTGCCGCGAGGTGTTCGCGCGCGGACAGAAGCAGGTCGAAGTGATCGGGCCGGTGCCTGAAGTGGCGGAGGAAATGATCGCCACGCACCGCGGGTTCTGGGAAACGCGCTAG
- a CDS encoding acyltransferase, with translation MARSMLPSNIALPRLAHVDLLRGLLVVFVILLHANLRIPFGPPELAQALGPRLAGILFRSGYYAVIVFFVVSGYLITSASIRRWGDLSQVRPAAFYRLRAARILPSLLLLLVVLGVLHLAGSAWFALDTGKVPLWRAMVAVLGLHLNWLEAQVGYLPGPWGVLWSLSVEEAFYLFFPLLCVASGSERRLCALLLVPIVLGPLARSVFSDNELWQDHSYLSGMDGIAFGCLAALLAHRVPRTPSAAVQRLVLWMGLGLGVLVFCFRKEVFQWGLTRHGLQVSLLELGIALVLVATHWRPWPWAACPVTAPLRWFGRHSYEVYLTHMFVVIPGAWLYQQADVPPAWIPLWFVAVIAASGLLGDAVARWFSEPCNRALRR, from the coding sequence ATGGCCCGCTCCATGCTCCCTTCGAACATCGCGCTGCCGCGCCTGGCACATGTCGACCTGCTGCGTGGCCTTCTCGTGGTGTTCGTCATCCTCCTGCACGCGAACCTGCGCATTCCCTTCGGTCCGCCCGAACTGGCCCAGGCGCTGGGACCGCGACTCGCGGGCATCCTGTTTCGCAGTGGCTACTACGCGGTGATCGTGTTCTTCGTGGTCTCGGGCTACCTGATCACGAGCGCATCGATCCGCCGCTGGGGCGACCTGTCGCAAGTGCGGCCCGCGGCGTTCTACCGCCTTCGCGCCGCGCGCATCCTGCCGAGCCTGCTGCTGCTCCTGGTGGTACTGGGCGTGCTGCACCTCGCGGGGAGCGCGTGGTTCGCGCTGGACACCGGGAAGGTCCCGCTTTGGCGCGCCATGGTCGCCGTGCTCGGGCTGCACCTCAACTGGCTGGAGGCGCAGGTGGGCTACCTGCCAGGACCCTGGGGCGTGCTGTGGTCGCTGTCGGTGGAGGAGGCCTTCTATCTCTTCTTTCCGCTGCTCTGCGTGGCGAGCGGCAGTGAACGCCGGCTGTGCGCCCTGCTGCTTGTGCCGATCGTGCTTGGCCCTCTCGCGCGCAGCGTGTTCAGCGACAACGAACTGTGGCAGGACCATTCGTACCTGTCGGGCATGGACGGCATCGCCTTCGGCTGCCTGGCCGCCCTGCTGGCGCATCGCGTGCCCCGGACGCCGTCGGCCGCCGTGCAGCGGCTCGTGTTGTGGATGGGACTGGGACTCGGTGTGCTCGTTTTCTGCTTCCGCAAGGAGGTATTCCAATGGGGACTCACGCGCCATGGCCTGCAGGTGTCGCTGCTGGAGCTGGGCATCGCGCTGGTGCTGGTGGCCACGCACTGGCGCCCCTGGCCATGGGCCGCCTGCCCGGTCACCGCGCCGCTGCGATGGTTCGGCCGGCACAGCTACGAGGTCTACCTCACGCACATGTTCGTCGTGATTCCCGGCGCGTGGCTGTATCAGCAGGCCGATGTACCGCCGGCATGGATACCGCTGTGGTTCGTCGCGGTGATCGCGGCCTCGGGCCTGCTCGGAGACGCCGTGGCTCGCTGGTTCTCCGAGCCCTGCAACCGCGCGCTCAGGCGCTGA
- a CDS encoding ATP-binding protein: MMQALALRWRKWKQPSLMRRLLLAQMVVVALLWTMAIALLLYDSYEDPELLKYQKIFHAITTIAENLADRPDRQQETLAAFDQVLVEASGDGDAASDTAAVLQVWQNDRLIYRSTAGVPVILNTVPNRIETVEAGGRAWRARTHVSANSDTRVTLAEPSVWRLTVTMAYRGYYLLPLVISLPFLIFPAWLSMRVALRPWRQVTKETSERGPADMTPLSYTPPHKELQPLVQSINSLLQRVRDSTSRERSLIADAAHELRTPLAAMRVNVEALKEQSTDEGQRELMGNLLRSNDRAARLVGQLLQLMRSDAVLHGDLPVMLSLDALVQDRLAMIEGLASARGVELELECEGNVPVLGERESLVSMIDNLINNAIKYSPANGTVLVKVTSEGARAVLIVADQGPGIPPALRERVFDRFFRNPDQTQSGSGLGLAIVKSVVDRHGGEVVLDEALGGGLRATVRLPLAVAEAPQPMLCT, encoded by the coding sequence ATGATGCAGGCCCTGGCGCTGCGCTGGAGGAAGTGGAAGCAGCCCTCGCTGATGCGGCGCCTGCTGCTCGCGCAGATGGTCGTGGTGGCGCTGTTGTGGACCATGGCCATCGCGCTCCTGCTCTACGACTCCTACGAAGACCCCGAACTGCTGAAGTACCAGAAGATCTTCCACGCCATCACGACGATTGCGGAGAACCTGGCCGACCGGCCCGATCGCCAGCAGGAGACGCTGGCCGCCTTCGACCAGGTGCTGGTCGAAGCCTCGGGCGACGGCGATGCCGCCTCGGACACGGCTGCCGTGCTGCAGGTCTGGCAGAACGACCGGCTGATCTACCGCTCGACCGCGGGCGTGCCCGTCATCCTCAACACGGTGCCCAACCGCATCGAAACCGTGGAAGCGGGGGGCCGCGCATGGCGTGCGCGCACGCACGTCTCTGCCAATTCCGACACACGCGTGACGCTGGCCGAGCCGAGCGTCTGGCGGCTCACCGTCACCATGGCGTACCGGGGCTACTACCTGCTGCCGCTGGTGATCAGCCTGCCGTTCCTGATCTTCCCGGCGTGGCTCTCGATGCGCGTGGCGCTGCGCCCCTGGCGGCAGGTGACCAAGGAAACCTCCGAGCGCGGCCCCGCCGACATGACGCCGCTGTCGTACACGCCGCCCCACAAGGAACTGCAGCCATTGGTGCAGAGCATCAACAGCCTCCTGCAGCGCGTGCGCGACAGCACCTCGCGCGAGCGCAGCCTGATCGCCGACGCGGCCCACGAGTTGCGAACGCCGCTCGCAGCCATGCGCGTGAACGTCGAGGCGCTGAAGGAACAGAGCACCGACGAAGGCCAGCGTGAACTCATGGGCAACCTCTTGCGCAGCAACGACCGCGCCGCGCGGCTGGTGGGGCAGCTGCTGCAACTCATGCGCAGCGATGCGGTGCTGCATGGTGACCTGCCGGTCATGTTGTCGCTCGATGCGCTGGTGCAGGACCGGCTGGCCATGATCGAAGGCCTCGCCAGCGCCCGGGGCGTGGAGCTGGAACTCGAATGCGAAGGCAATGTGCCGGTGCTGGGCGAGCGCGAAAGCCTGGTCTCGATGATCGACAACCTGATCAACAACGCCATCAAGTACAGCCCGGCGAATGGAACGGTCCTGGTGAAGGTGACCAGCGAAGGCGCCCGGGCGGTGCTCATCGTGGCCGACCAGGGTCCCGGCATTCCGCCCGCGCTGCGGGAGCGCGTGTTCGACCGGTTCTTTCGCAACCCCGACCAGACGCAAAGCGGCAGCGGGCTGGGCCTTGCCATCGTCAAATCGGTGGTCGACAGGCACGGTGGGGAGGTCGTGCTCGACGAAGCCCTGGGTGGAGGCCTCCGGGCCACGGTGCGGCTGCCGCTGGCGGTGGCCGAAGCGCCCCAGCCCATGCTCTGCACCTGA
- a CDS encoding phosphatase PAP2 family protein: MTSRSSPASLPSVPWYLALGQRFATLWIVKMIGTTLGISGFFFLYFWVMHNPPSMPTVMPLTPIDHWVAVSDDAMLLYGSLWFYISLAPAFAKDKAELWACARGAAAMAAIGLAVFWFFPTTVPAFAVDWSQYPALQFLKATDVGGNAFPSLHVAFAVFTAMLLGRQLRSVGAPSWTQWVNLLWAFGIVYSTLATRQHVLLDVIGGTLLAVLVGWARTKRERLVLAEA; encoded by the coding sequence ATGACGTCCCGCTCGAGCCCCGCATCCCTTCCTTCCGTGCCCTGGTACCTGGCGCTGGGACAGCGGTTCGCGACGCTCTGGATCGTGAAGATGATCGGCACCACACTCGGCATCTCCGGCTTCTTCTTTCTGTACTTCTGGGTGATGCACAACCCGCCGTCGATGCCGACGGTGATGCCGCTCACGCCCATCGACCATTGGGTGGCCGTGAGCGACGACGCGATGCTCCTGTACGGCTCGCTGTGGTTCTACATCTCGCTGGCGCCGGCCTTCGCGAAGGACAAGGCCGAGCTGTGGGCCTGCGCGCGGGGCGCCGCGGCCATGGCCGCCATCGGTCTCGCGGTGTTCTGGTTCTTTCCGACCACGGTGCCGGCGTTCGCGGTCGACTGGTCGCAATACCCGGCGCTGCAGTTCCTCAAGGCCACCGACGTGGGCGGCAATGCCTTCCCCTCGCTGCACGTGGCCTTTGCGGTGTTCACGGCCATGCTGCTGGGCCGGCAACTGCGCAGCGTGGGTGCGCCCTCATGGACGCAGTGGGTGAACCTGCTGTGGGCCTTCGGCATCGTCTACTCGACGCTGGCGACGCGGCAGCACGTGCTGCTCGACGTGATCGGCGGCACGCTGCTCGCGGTGCTAGTCGGCTGGGCGCGCACCAAGCGCGAGCGGCTGGTGCTGGCCGAGGCCTGA
- a CDS encoding HAMP domain-containing sensor histidine kinase yields the protein MSLFSLRWRLIWSLILLQVVVGSLVLGGFLGLAWALGRVVDENGQETVAVIGRAMVRGADGRLAIEPTRELRGLQEADPPLWFIAHDEHGSEVRSGDVPSVYAALMNAFGDVERVALNPEDDNTRPKARFERVETRAGPVAVMAQTGGPLTMKNTLKGTGLLFLWLVAPMALLTSLGVILATPFVVKRGLKGVVATAEHAESIDVHERTTRLPLANVASEIRPLVNAVNRAFDRLNEGYDRQERFLADAAHELRTPITTLQIHLEGLPNDPLKVKLMQASARLATLAEQLLDLQRLDHVVLQEQPVDLKALCERVAADIAPLAIQNRCTLSVDAPQSLTVRGDAPSLERALTNLIQNAIEHGGQGCDIEVRLCAPSCIEVLDSGPGIPEADRERVVAPFHRLVPRGRGAGLGLHLVAEVARLHRGQLTIGSSESGGAKMRLELNLSA from the coding sequence ATGAGCCTGTTCTCCCTGCGCTGGCGCCTGATCTGGAGCCTGATCCTGCTGCAGGTGGTGGTCGGCTCGCTGGTGCTGGGCGGCTTCCTCGGATTGGCTTGGGCGCTGGGGCGCGTGGTCGACGAAAACGGCCAGGAAACGGTGGCGGTGATCGGGCGCGCGATGGTGCGTGGCGCCGATGGTCGGCTGGCCATCGAGCCGACGCGGGAGTTGCGCGGTCTGCAGGAAGCCGATCCGCCGCTCTGGTTCATCGCACACGACGAGCACGGCTCCGAGGTGCGCAGCGGCGATGTGCCGTCCGTCTATGCGGCGCTCATGAATGCGTTCGGCGACGTCGAGCGCGTGGCCCTCAATCCCGAGGACGACAACACCCGGCCCAAGGCGCGCTTCGAGCGCGTCGAGACCCGTGCGGGTCCGGTCGCCGTGATGGCGCAGACCGGCGGCCCGCTGACGATGAAGAACACGCTCAAGGGCACGGGCCTCCTGTTCCTGTGGCTGGTGGCGCCGATGGCATTGCTCACCAGCCTGGGCGTGATCCTGGCCACGCCCTTCGTGGTGAAGCGGGGGCTGAAAGGCGTGGTCGCCACCGCCGAGCATGCCGAGAGCATCGACGTGCACGAGCGCACCACGCGCCTGCCGCTGGCCAACGTGGCGAGCGAGATTCGCCCGCTGGTCAATGCCGTCAACCGCGCCTTCGACCGGCTCAACGAGGGCTACGACCGGCAGGAGCGCTTCCTGGCCGACGCCGCGCACGAGCTGCGCACGCCGATCACCACGCTGCAGATCCACCTGGAGGGCCTGCCGAACGATCCGCTCAAGGTGAAGCTGATGCAGGCTTCGGCGCGGCTGGCCACGCTGGCCGAGCAGCTGCTCGACCTGCAGCGGCTCGACCACGTCGTGCTGCAGGAGCAGCCGGTGGACCTGAAGGCGCTGTGCGAGCGCGTGGCGGCCGACATCGCGCCGCTCGCCATCCAGAACCGCTGCACGCTCTCGGTCGATGCACCGCAGTCGCTGACGGTGCGCGGTGATGCGCCATCGCTCGAGCGCGCGCTCACCAACCTGATCCAGAACGCCATCGAGCACGGCGGGCAGGGCTGCGACATCGAGGTGCGGCTGTGCGCGCCCTCGTGCATCGAGGTGCTGGACTCGGGGCCCGGTATTCCCGAGGCGGATCGCGAACGCGTGGTGGCGCCGTTTCACCGGCTTGTGCCCCGCGGACGGGGCGCCGGGCTGGGCCTTCACCTGGTGGCCGAAGTGGCGCGCCTGCATCGCGGGCAGCTGACCATCGGGTCGAGCGAATCGGGCGGCGCGAAGATGCGGCTCGAACTGAACCTCAGCGCCTGA
- a CDS encoding response regulator — protein sequence MNLLLVEDDLDLGNGVRIALANQGMDVVWVRRLDDALRTLDGGTFDMVLLDLGLPDGDGLDLLFRLRRDRQILPVLVLSARDALNDRLRSLDDGADDYLVKPFALAELLSRVRALARRSYGFNDETIRMRGLALHEPTRGVIVDGEPVELSRCEFDLLALLLKRTGRVVTRRVMEEQVLPGGQANGSNSLEVHISNLRKKIGQGYIRTVRGIGYVIDVQSLVRSTPK from the coding sequence ATGAACCTTCTGCTTGTTGAGGACGATCTCGATCTCGGCAACGGCGTGCGCATCGCGCTGGCCAACCAGGGCATGGACGTGGTGTGGGTGCGCCGCCTCGACGACGCCTTGCGCACCCTGGACGGCGGCACCTTCGACATGGTGCTGCTCGACCTGGGCCTGCCCGACGGCGATGGGCTCGACCTCCTGTTTCGCTTGCGTCGCGACCGGCAGATCCTGCCGGTGCTGGTGCTGAGCGCACGCGATGCGCTCAACGACCGGCTGCGCAGCCTCGACGACGGTGCGGATGATTACCTCGTCAAGCCCTTCGCGCTGGCCGAGCTGCTCTCGCGCGTGCGGGCGCTGGCGCGCCGCAGCTACGGCTTCAACGACGAGACGATCCGCATGCGCGGCCTCGCGCTGCACGAGCCGACGCGCGGCGTGATCGTCGACGGCGAGCCGGTCGAGCTGTCGCGTTGCGAGTTCGACCTGCTCGCGCTGCTGCTCAAGCGCACCGGCCGCGTGGTGACGCGCCGCGTGATGGAAGAGCAGGTACTGCCCGGCGGCCAGGCCAACGGCAGCAACTCGCTCGAGGTGCACATCTCCAACCTGCGCAAGAAGATCGGGCAGGGCTACATCCGCACGGTGCGCGGCATCGGCTACGTGATCGATGTGCAGTCGCTGGTGCGGAGCACGCCCAAATGA
- a CDS encoding heme-binding protein has translation MSTPQPTFISYGPPVSLDIARRVAAAAEAEARANGWPMVIAVMDSAANLVVLHKMDHAQTGSVEIAQAKARSTVRFKRPTRVFEEALAAGGLNLRLLATEGACPLEGGLPLMHEGCLVGAIGVSGMQSTQDAQVAAAGAEAL, from the coding sequence ATGAGCACCCCGCAACCAACCTTCATTTCCTACGGCCCGCCGGTGTCCCTCGACATCGCCCGCCGCGTGGCCGCAGCAGCCGAAGCCGAGGCGCGCGCCAACGGCTGGCCGATGGTCATCGCGGTGATGGACAGCGCCGCCAATCTCGTGGTGCTGCACAAGATGGACCACGCGCAGACCGGCAGCGTCGAGATCGCGCAGGCCAAGGCGCGCAGCACCGTGCGCTTCAAGCGGCCGACGCGTGTGTTCGAAGAGGCACTGGCCGCGGGCGGCCTGAACCTGCGCCTGCTGGCCACCGAGGGTGCATGCCCGCTCGAAGGCGGCCTTCCGCTGATGCACGAGGGCTGCCTCGTCGGCGCCATCGGCGTCTCGGGCATGCAATCGACACAGGATGCGCAGGTGGCGGCCGCGGGCGCAGAGGCGCTCTGA